In one Sphingomonas sp. S1-29 genomic region, the following are encoded:
- a CDS encoding efflux RND transporter permease subunit — protein sequence MKLGISGALTRATIQSPLTPLFLLAAIALGLFALMAIPREEEPQISVPMVDIRVAVPGLNAADAVELVGKPLETIVRSVDGVEHTYTQAEDDGVLVTARFLVGTEPDAAAVRVHEKLRANWDRIPVGVPEPLVTVRGINDVPIVVFTLSAKAGEGARWNAATLRDMAERLRSEIAKVDDVGLTFITGGAPEQIRVAPDPARLALHGVPLSALADAVGQTNRAFPAGNVREQGRELTVTTGRTVASANDLGMLTLPSARGAPVYLRDVADISQAPEEAQEKVSRWVKGERGWTAAPAVSIAVAKRAGANAVTVSDAVLHRAESLKGGLIPAGLELAVTRNYGESANEKANELLFHLGLATISIVVLIGFAIGWREAGVTAIVIPTTILLTLFASNLMGYTINRVSLFALIFSIGILVDDAIVMIENIARHWGMADVGIEGGRSRVDAVVDAVAEVGNPTVIATLTVVAALLPMLFVSGLMGPYMAPIPINASAAMIFSFFVAVVIAPWLMIRFARKTLAHSDDHAAGGKLGALYARVATHVIATKRSAWLFLGGVGIATLLACSMFYFQLVTVKLLPFDNKSEVQVVIDLPEGSALEDTARAAEQVASIARTLPEVTAMELYSGTSAPFNFNGLVRHYFLRDRPEQGDVMITLAPKGERSRASHAVALVLRERLQAIPLPAGGSLKVVETPPGPPVMATLLAEIYGPDAAARRKTAEELARLFRTVPYIVDVDTSYGQPRPRLRLVPDRAKLDYYGLSEREMYDSIGMLMGTKTVGYAARGDGRTPLPITIALAQSERRWDAALASTPVAVARGAGAGRLVELGEVVDASREAGSYAVFRRNGRAADMVTAELAGDYEAPIYGMIAVQKAIDANDWAAKGLVKPVVRLNGQPDDESVPTLLWEGEWEITWVTFRDMGAAFGAALLAIYFLVVAQFRSFKLPLVILTPIPLTLIGIVIGHMLFGAPFTATSMIGFIALAGIIVRNSILLVDFIGHSRSADKSLRETLIEAGAIRFKPILLTAVAAMIGAAVILTDPIFQGLAISLLFGLASSTLLTVLVIPAIYVVLRDDGRLATGSAPA from the coding sequence ATGAAGCTGGGGATTTCGGGCGCGCTCACCCGCGCCACGATTCAGTCGCCGCTGACCCCGCTGTTCCTGCTCGCGGCGATCGCGCTGGGGTTGTTCGCGCTGATGGCGATCCCGCGCGAGGAGGAGCCGCAGATCAGCGTGCCGATGGTCGATATCCGGGTTGCCGTCCCCGGCCTGAATGCCGCCGACGCCGTCGAACTGGTCGGCAAGCCGCTCGAGACGATCGTCCGCTCGGTCGACGGGGTTGAACACACCTATACCCAGGCCGAAGACGATGGCGTGCTGGTCACCGCGCGCTTCCTGGTCGGCACCGAGCCCGATGCCGCCGCGGTTCGCGTCCATGAGAAGCTTCGCGCGAACTGGGACCGGATTCCCGTTGGCGTGCCCGAACCGCTGGTGACGGTGCGCGGGATCAACGACGTGCCGATCGTGGTGTTCACGCTCTCGGCAAAGGCGGGCGAAGGCGCGCGCTGGAACGCGGCGACGCTGCGCGACATGGCCGAGCGGCTGCGCAGTGAGATCGCCAAGGTCGATGATGTCGGTTTGACGTTCATCACCGGCGGCGCCCCCGAACAGATCCGCGTCGCCCCCGATCCGGCGCGGCTGGCGCTGCACGGCGTGCCGCTCAGCGCGCTCGCCGATGCCGTCGGCCAGACCAACCGCGCCTTTCCCGCCGGCAATGTGCGCGAGCAAGGCAGGGAATTGACGGTCACGACCGGGCGAACGGTGGCGAGCGCGAATGACCTCGGCATGCTCACGCTGCCGTCGGCGCGCGGCGCGCCAGTCTATCTGCGCGATGTGGCCGATATCTCGCAGGCGCCCGAGGAAGCCCAGGAAAAGGTATCGCGCTGGGTGAAGGGCGAGCGCGGCTGGACTGCCGCGCCCGCCGTCAGCATCGCGGTCGCCAAACGCGCCGGCGCCAATGCGGTCACCGTTTCCGACGCGGTGCTGCACAGGGCCGAGAGCCTCAAGGGCGGCCTGATCCCCGCCGGGCTCGAACTGGCGGTGACGCGGAACTACGGCGAAAGCGCCAATGAAAAGGCCAACGAGCTGCTCTTCCATCTCGGGCTGGCGACGATCTCGATCGTCGTGCTGATCGGCTTCGCGATCGGCTGGCGCGAGGCGGGGGTTACCGCGATCGTCATCCCGACGACGATCCTGCTGACGCTCTTCGCCTCGAACCTGATGGGCTATACGATCAACCGCGTCAGCCTTTTCGCGCTGATCTTCTCGATCGGCATCCTCGTCGACGACGCGATCGTGATGATTGAGAATATCGCCCGCCACTGGGGCATGGCTGACGTCGGAATCGAGGGCGGGCGCAGCCGGGTCGACGCGGTGGTCGATGCAGTGGCCGAGGTCGGCAACCCCACCGTCATCGCCACGCTCACCGTTGTCGCGGCGCTGCTGCCGATGTTGTTCGTCTCGGGGCTGATGGGGCCGTATATGGCGCCGATCCCGATCAACGCGTCGGCGGCGATGATCTTCTCCTTCTTCGTCGCGGTGGTGATCGCGCCGTGGCTGATGATTCGCTTCGCGCGCAAGACACTCGCCCACAGCGACGACCATGCCGCCGGCGGCAAGCTCGGTGCGCTCTATGCGCGCGTCGCGACGCACGTGATTGCAACCAAGCGCAGCGCCTGGCTGTTCCTGGGCGGCGTCGGCATCGCGACGCTGCTCGCCTGTTCGATGTTCTATTTCCAGCTGGTCACGGTCAAGCTGCTGCCCTTCGACAACAAGTCCGAGGTCCAGGTGGTGATCGACCTGCCCGAAGGCAGCGCGCTCGAGGACACCGCGCGCGCCGCCGAACAAGTGGCGTCGATCGCCCGTACGCTGCCCGAAGTCACTGCGATGGAGCTCTATTCGGGCACCTCCGCGCCGTTCAACTTCAACGGGCTCGTCCGCCATTATTTCCTGCGCGACAGGCCCGAGCAGGGCGACGTGATGATCACTCTGGCGCCGAAGGGCGAACGCAGCCGCGCCAGCCATGCGGTCGCGTTGGTGCTGCGTGAACGGCTCCAGGCGATCCCGTTGCCTGCCGGCGGCTCGCTCAAGGTGGTCGAGACGCCGCCGGGTCCGCCGGTGATGGCCACGCTGCTGGCGGAGATCTACGGCCCCGATGCGGCGGCGCGGCGCAAGACCGCCGAGGAACTGGCGCGGCTGTTCCGCACCGTGCCCTATATCGTCGATGTCGACACCAGCTACGGCCAGCCGCGCCCGCGGCTGCGGCTGGTGCCCGATCGCGCCAAGCTCGACTATTACGGGCTGTCCGAGCGCGAGATGTACGATTCGATCGGCATGTTGATGGGCACGAAGACCGTCGGCTATGCCGCCCGCGGCGACGGGCGCACCCCGCTGCCGATCACGATCGCGCTGGCGCAGTCGGAGCGCCGGTGGGACGCGGCGCTCGCGTCGACCCCGGTTGCAGTCGCGCGCGGCGCGGGGGCAGGGCGGCTGGTCGAGCTCGGCGAGGTGGTCGATGCGTCGCGCGAGGCCGGCAGCTATGCCGTGTTCCGGCGTAACGGCCGCGCCGCCGACATGGTCACCGCCGAACTCGCCGGCGACTATGAAGCACCGATCTACGGCATGATCGCGGTGCAAAAGGCGATCGACGCCAACGACTGGGCCGCCAAGGGCCTGGTCAAGCCCGTCGTCCGCCTCAACGGTCAGCCCGACGACGAGAGCGTCCCGACGCTGTTGTGGGAAGGCGAATGGGAGATCACCTGGGTCACCTTCCGTGACATGGGCGCGGCGTTCGGCGCGGCGCTGCTGGCGATCTATTTCCTCGTGGTCGCCCAATTCCGCAGCTTCAAGCTGCCGCTGGTGATCCTGACGCCGATCCCGTTGACGCTGATCGGCATCGTTATCGGCCACATGCTGTTCGGCGCGCCGTTCACCGCCACCTCGATGATCGGATTCATTGCGCTGGCCGGGATCATCGTGCGCAACTCGATCCTACTGGTCGATTTCATCGGCCATAGTCGCAGCGCCGACAAGTCCCTGCGCGAGACGCTGATCGAGGCTGGCGCGATCCGTTTCAAGCCGATCCTGCTGACCGCAGTGGCGGCGATGATCGGCGCGGCGGTGATCCTAACCGACCCGATCTTCCAGGGGCTGGCGATCTCGCTGCTGTTCGGGCTTGCCTCGTCGACGCTGCTGACGGTGCTCGTGATCCCCGCCATCTATGTCGTGCTGCGCGACGATGGCCGGCTTGCAACCGGGTCGGCGCCTGCATAG
- a CDS encoding efflux RND transporter periplasmic adaptor subunit — protein MTRTGTSLAVMLLLAACGSGTEPAAEPAAPRVAQGERLTVRSSQIAQRKPLAAEVATRDQAEAMTRIPGTLVQLTVREGDQVRKGQVIGRVVDSRLGFETSAFEGQAAAAAAQAEAAGAELSRIRYLHQRGVYAQARLDQAQAAARSADAQLRAARSQRSASAAGAAQGTIVAPATGRVLRADIPEGSAVAAGMSVATVTAGPPLLRLDVPESLAGQLRRGAIVTIEDEGALDGRRGTIVQLYPAVSGGRLRADVDVAGLSTDLVGRRVSVMIDVGTHPGIVVPRRFVSTRFGIDYVDLLAKDGSAASVPVQTAPTGDPANVEILSGASAGDVLVAGGAAR, from the coding sequence ATGACGCGAACAGGAACATCGCTGGCAGTCATGCTGCTGCTCGCCGCTTGCGGCAGCGGTACCGAACCCGCAGCCGAGCCCGCCGCGCCGCGGGTGGCGCAGGGCGAACGACTGACGGTGCGGTCGAGTCAAATAGCGCAGCGCAAACCACTCGCCGCCGAGGTCGCAACCCGCGACCAGGCAGAGGCCATGACGCGTATCCCCGGCACGCTGGTTCAGCTTACGGTCCGCGAAGGCGATCAGGTCCGCAAAGGCCAGGTGATCGGACGCGTCGTCGATTCGCGCCTGGGGTTCGAGACAAGCGCCTTCGAAGGGCAGGCCGCCGCCGCAGCCGCGCAGGCCGAGGCTGCAGGCGCCGAACTTTCGCGCATCCGCTATCTCCACCAGCGCGGCGTCTATGCCCAGGCACGGCTCGACCAGGCGCAGGCCGCCGCGCGTTCCGCCGATGCACAGCTGCGCGCGGCCCGATCGCAGCGTTCGGCGAGTGCTGCCGGCGCGGCACAAGGCACCATCGTCGCCCCCGCGACCGGCCGGGTGTTGCGCGCCGACATTCCCGAAGGATCGGCCGTTGCGGCGGGCATGTCGGTTGCGACCGTCACTGCCGGCCCGCCGCTGCTGCGGCTTGACGTTCCCGAATCGCTCGCCGGGCAGCTCCGCCGGGGCGCAATCGTCACGATCGAGGACGAAGGCGCGCTCGACGGTCGGCGCGGCACGATCGTCCAGCTCTATCCGGCGGTCTCGGGCGGACGGCTGCGGGCCGATGTCGACGTCGCCGGCCTGTCGACCGATCTGGTCGGGCGCCGGGTGAGCGTGATGATCGATGTCGGCACGCATCCTGGCATCGTCGTTCCGCGGCGCTTCGTCTCGACCCGCTTCGGCATCGACTATGTCGATCTGCTAGCCAAGGACGGTTCGGCCGCATCGGTGCCGGTGCAGACCGCGCCGACCGGCGACCCCGCCAATGTCGAGATACTCTCCGGCGCGTCGGCCGGCGACGTGCTGGTCGCCGGCGGGGCGGCACGATGA
- a CDS encoding NAD(P)/FAD-dependent oxidoreductase, with the protein MAKPKIVVLGAGLGGTLTAFALRERLKDRADVFALSDSDTYTFVPSNPWVAVRWRDVKDIQVALPPVFAKQGIGFSSAGARRLVPGENRIELGDGTSLAYDYLVIATGPHLAFDEVEGLGPDGFTQSVCTGHHAEAAAAAFDRFVENPGPVIIGAAQGASCYGPAYEFAMIVDTELRRRKIRDRVPMTFVTAEPYIGHLGLDGVGDTKSLLESRMRDRDIKWITSARIAKVEDKLMQVEEIAADGSVAKTHALPFDFSMILPAFKGVPAVFGIEGLTNPRGFILADKHQRNPAFPNIYALGVCVAIPPTGPTPVPVGVPKTGFMIESMMAAIVENIADELDGEQPETEASWNAICLADFGDSGVAFVAQPQIPPRNVNWVAQGKWVHRAKVLFERFFLYKVRHGQAEPMYEKLALRMMGVGKLKIRPARVPSSLSIGARP; encoded by the coding sequence ATGGCAAAGCCGAAGATCGTCGTTCTGGGAGCCGGACTGGGCGGCACGCTGACCGCCTTTGCGCTGCGCGAGCGGCTCAAGGATCGCGCCGATGTGTTCGCCTTGTCGGACAGCGATACCTACACCTTCGTACCGTCAAACCCGTGGGTCGCGGTGCGCTGGCGCGACGTGAAGGACATCCAGGTCGCGCTTCCCCCGGTGTTCGCCAAGCAGGGCATCGGCTTTTCGAGCGCGGGCGCCAGGCGCCTCGTCCCCGGCGAGAACCGCATCGAACTGGGCGACGGGACCAGCCTCGCCTACGACTATCTGGTCATCGCGACCGGCCCGCATCTGGCATTCGACGAAGTCGAAGGCCTTGGCCCCGACGGGTTCACCCAATCGGTCTGCACCGGTCATCATGCCGAGGCGGCGGCGGCGGCGTTCGACCGGTTCGTCGAGAACCCCGGCCCGGTGATCATCGGCGCGGCGCAGGGCGCCTCCTGCTACGGCCCCGCCTACGAATTCGCGATGATCGTCGATACCGAGCTGCGCCGGCGCAAGATTCGCGACCGCGTGCCGATGACCTTCGTCACCGCCGAACCCTATATCGGCCATCTCGGCCTCGACGGCGTCGGCGACACCAAGTCGCTGCTCGAAAGCCGGATGCGCGACCGCGACATCAAATGGATCACCAGCGCGCGCATTGCGAAGGTCGAAGACAAACTGATGCAGGTCGAGGAGATTGCCGCCGACGGTTCGGTCGCCAAGACGCACGCCCTGCCGTTCGACTTCTCGATGATCCTGCCCGCCTTCAAGGGCGTGCCGGCGGTGTTCGGGATCGAGGGGCTGACCAATCCGCGCGGCTTCATTCTGGCAGACAAGCACCAGCGCAATCCGGCCTTCCCCAACATCTACGCGCTTGGCGTGTGCGTCGCGATCCCACCGACGGGGCCGACCCCGGTGCCCGTCGGCGTGCCCAAGACCGGCTTCATGATCGAAAGCATGATGGCCGCGATCGTCGAGAACATCGCCGACGAACTCGACGGCGAGCAACCCGAAACCGAGGCGAGCTGGAACGCCATCTGTCTCGCCGATTTCGGCGACAGCGGCGTGGCGTTCGTCGCGCAGCCACAGATTCCGCCGCGCAACGTCAACTGGGTGGCGCAGGGCAAATGGGTCCACCGCGCCAAGGTGCTGTTCGAGCGCTTCTTCCTCTACAAGGTGCGGCACGGCCAGGCCGAACCGATGTACGAGAAGCTGGCGCTGCGGATGATGGGCGTGGGCAAGCTCAAGATCCGCCCGGCGCGCGTGCCATCCTCGCTATCGATCGGGGCTCGGCCATGA
- a CDS encoding DUF2892 domain-containing protein, which produces MNIDRAVFVFAGIVVLAGIVLSLTVDPWWIALSAFAGLNMIQAAFTGWCPAAIAFKALGLRAGNAFR; this is translated from the coding sequence ATGAACATAGACCGCGCCGTGTTCGTCTTTGCCGGGATCGTCGTGCTCGCGGGGATAGTGCTGTCGCTGACAGTCGATCCCTGGTGGATCGCGCTATCGGCCTTTGCCGGGTTGAACATGATCCAGGCGGCCTTCACCGGCTGGTGTCCGGCGGCGATCGCATTCAAGGCGTTGGGCCTGCGCGCCGGCAACGCGTTCCGCTGA
- a CDS encoding TolC family protein — protein sequence MLASWILVLASPAALQAAPQLTLDQAIAEAEAQAPAIESAEADRDAAAARTTQARAAGRPSATLTGTIGRGRLDPGGFFGLQAADVTPRAAQATFEQPLFTGGRVGAATARALAGERMAEAAGGRVRADLAARVAQAYGAVLVEQERQRLYAALVMTTTELVRHATDRFDVGDAPRTDLNQAKVRQADARAQLANAQGAILVARARLANLVGRDPGTLAPLPAPPAVPGDLSAAILRAEQASPTIAQAQAGLDAALAAKRGAGAERLPTVGAFAEAATVRDQFFPGYRGDSATIGLRARWQFLDGGRVRGQLAEADAGVRAARAALAAARDQTQEAVIAAHAAVTTSALIEQAAGDQRAAAEEAVRNVRDEVKVGQKPQIDLLDAEREATAAGVLVLSARADRVTAAYQLNALLGGH from the coding sequence ATGTTGGCATCGTGGATCCTTGTGCTGGCCAGTCCGGCGGCGTTGCAGGCGGCACCCCAGCTCACGCTCGATCAGGCGATCGCCGAGGCCGAGGCGCAAGCACCCGCGATCGAATCCGCCGAGGCCGATCGCGACGCCGCTGCCGCACGCACCACCCAAGCGCGCGCGGCTGGCCGGCCAAGCGCAACGCTGACCGGCACGATCGGCCGGGGCCGCCTCGATCCCGGCGGGTTTTTCGGGCTGCAAGCCGCCGACGTGACCCCGCGCGCTGCGCAGGCGACCTTCGAGCAACCGCTGTTCACCGGCGGACGCGTCGGTGCGGCGACGGCGCGCGCGCTGGCCGGCGAACGGATGGCCGAGGCGGCGGGCGGCCGCGTCCGCGCCGATCTGGCCGCGCGGGTTGCGCAAGCCTATGGCGCGGTATTGGTCGAACAGGAGCGGCAGCGGCTATACGCCGCGCTGGTCATGACGACGACCGAACTGGTGCGTCATGCGACCGACCGCTTCGATGTGGGCGACGCGCCGCGAACCGACCTGAACCAGGCGAAGGTTCGCCAGGCCGATGCGCGCGCGCAGCTTGCCAATGCGCAGGGCGCGATCCTGGTCGCGCGCGCGCGGTTGGCCAATCTGGTCGGGCGCGATCCCGGCACGCTGGCGCCCCTGCCCGCGCCGCCCGCAGTCCCGGGCGATCTCAGCGCGGCGATCCTGCGCGCCGAGCAGGCCAGCCCAACGATAGCCCAGGCGCAGGCCGGGCTCGACGCAGCGCTAGCCGCCAAACGCGGCGCCGGTGCAGAGCGGCTGCCGACGGTCGGCGCCTTTGCCGAGGCGGCGACGGTGCGCGACCAGTTCTTCCCCGGCTATCGCGGCGATTCGGCGACGATAGGGCTGCGCGCCCGCTGGCAGTTTCTCGACGGCGGGCGCGTGCGCGGACAGCTTGCCGAGGCCGATGCCGGCGTCCGCGCGGCGCGGGCCGCGCTTGCCGCGGCGCGCGACCAGACGCAGGAGGCAGTCATCGCCGCACACGCCGCCGTCACGACCAGTGCGCTCATCGAACAGGCGGCGGGCGACCAGCGCGCCGCCGCCGAGGAAGCGGTGCGTAACGTGCGCGACGAAGTGAAGGTCGGGCAAAAACCCCAGATCGACCTGCTCGATGCCGAGCGTGAGGCGACCGCAGCGGGCGTGCTCGTGCTCAGCGCGCGCGCTGACCGCGTAACCGCGGCCTATCAGCTCAACGCGCTGCTCGGCGGCCATTGA
- a CDS encoding MBL fold metallo-hydrolase: MIPQNTPCPLRDPGLDRATAIVTAALDTPAARPAVRAFFDEATFTASYVVHDRATRRAAIIDSVLDYDPAAGRTSHDSADAIVAYVAQEGLSVDWLLETHAHADHLSAAPYLQQRLGGRLAIGRAIIAVQEVFGTLFNAGTEFARDGSQFDRLFDDGDTFEVGTLRGAVLHVPGHTPADLAYVIGDAVFTGDTIFMPDYGTARADFPGGDAAQLYRSIRRLLELPRQTRLFLCHDYKAPGRDTFAWETNVGAERDSNVHVHDGVSEDAFVAMRGARDRTLSMPRLILPSVQVNMRGGELPEPEANGVRYLKIPLDAV; this comes from the coding sequence ATGATCCCCCAGAACACCCCCTGCCCGCTGCGTGACCCCGGACTCGATCGCGCGACCGCGATCGTTACCGCTGCGCTCGACACGCCCGCGGCCAGGCCCGCCGTGCGCGCCTTCTTCGACGAGGCGACCTTCACCGCCAGCTATGTCGTGCACGATCGCGCGACACGGCGCGCTGCGATCATCGATTCGGTGCTCGATTACGACCCCGCGGCAGGGCGGACTTCGCACGATTCGGCCGATGCGATCGTCGCCTATGTCGCGCAGGAGGGTTTGAGCGTCGACTGGCTGCTCGAAACCCATGCCCATGCCGATCATCTCTCGGCGGCGCCGTATCTGCAGCAGCGGCTGGGCGGACGGCTCGCGATCGGGCGGGCGATCATCGCGGTACAGGAGGTGTTCGGCACCTTGTTCAACGCCGGCACCGAGTTCGCGCGCGACGGATCGCAGTTCGACCGGTTGTTCGACGATGGCGATACCTTCGAAGTCGGAACGCTGCGCGGCGCGGTCCTGCACGTGCCGGGGCACACGCCCGCCGACCTTGCCTATGTTATCGGCGATGCGGTGTTCACCGGCGACACGATCTTCATGCCCGATTACGGTACCGCGCGCGCCGATTTCCCCGGCGGCGACGCGGCGCAGCTCTATCGCTCGATCCGCCGGCTGCTCGAGCTGCCGCGCCAGACGCGGCTGTTTCTGTGCCACGATTACAAGGCGCCGGGGCGCGACACCTTTGCCTGGGAAACCAACGTGGGCGCGGAGCGCGACTCCAACGTCCATGTCCATGACGGCGTGAGCGAAGACGCGTTCGTCGCGATGCGCGGCGCGCGCGATCGCACGCTCAGCATGCCGCGGCTGATCCTGCCCTCGGTTCAGGTGAATATGCGCGGCGGCGAGCTGCCCGAGCCCGAGGCGAACGGGGTGCGCTACCTCAAAATCCCGCTCGACGCGGTTTGA
- a CDS encoding TIGR01244 family sulfur transferase — MHHKSLGPDFSVTSQLTPDAVAAAKAAGFGTIINNRPDREEPGQPGSAELEAKAKAAGMDYYHIPVVPGQFGDAQIDAFGDAIAACSKPALAFCKSGMRAASLWALVQAGKLPPAEIMRRAATCGYDLAPLVPRIEARAKLIRS; from the coding sequence ATGCACCATAAATCGCTCGGCCCTGACTTCAGCGTCACCAGCCAATTGACCCCCGACGCCGTCGCCGCCGCCAAGGCCGCGGGCTTCGGCACGATCATCAACAACCGCCCCGATCGCGAAGAGCCCGGTCAGCCGGGCAGCGCCGAACTCGAGGCCAAGGCGAAGGCGGCGGGGATGGACTATTACCATATCCCGGTCGTGCCGGGGCAGTTCGGCGACGCGCAAATCGATGCCTTTGGCGACGCGATCGCCGCCTGCAGCAAGCCTGCGCTTGCATTCTGCAAATCGGGGATGCGTGCCGCCTCGCTCTGGGCGCTCGTGCAGGCAGGCAAGCTTCCCCCGGCCGAGATCATGCGCCGGGCCGCAACCTGCGGCTATGACCTTGCACCATTGGTCCCGCGGATCGAAGCGCGTGCCAAATTGATTCGCAGCTGA
- a CDS encoding sulfite exporter TauE/SafE family protein: MLEPLQYLLGAGSGVLIGFTLGLVGGGGSILAVPLMVYLVGVPSAHVAIGTSALAVAANAATGLISHARAGTVKWRCGGMYAAAGVIGALAGSTLGKAVDGQQLLVLFALLMVAIGVLMLRKRTREDRPDVQCNRTNAPKVLGFGLGTGAFSGFFGIGGGFLIVPGLIASTGMPMISAVGTSLIAVAAFGLTTALNYAVSGLIDWPLAAVFVGGGLLGGVVGTRAAGRLADSGKLSRVFAVLILVVAGYMLWRSAAAFTG, encoded by the coding sequence ATGCTCGAACCGCTCCAGTATCTGCTTGGTGCGGGATCGGGCGTGCTGATCGGCTTCACGCTGGGCCTGGTCGGCGGCGGTGGATCGATCCTGGCGGTGCCGCTGATGGTCTATCTGGTGGGCGTGCCCAGCGCGCATGTCGCGATCGGCACGAGCGCGTTGGCGGTCGCCGCCAACGCCGCGACAGGGCTTATCAGTCACGCGCGTGCCGGAACGGTGAAATGGCGATGCGGCGGGATGTACGCCGCAGCGGGCGTGATCGGCGCGCTCGCGGGATCGACGCTGGGCAAGGCGGTTGACGGGCAACAACTGCTTGTCCTGTTCGCGCTGCTGATGGTGGCGATCGGGGTGCTGATGCTGCGCAAGCGCACGCGCGAAGATCGCCCCGACGTGCAGTGCAACCGCACCAATGCCCCCAAAGTGCTCGGCTTCGGGCTGGGCACCGGGGCATTTTCGGGGTTCTTCGGTATCGGCGGCGGCTTCCTGATCGTTCCCGGATTGATCGCATCGACCGGCATGCCGATGATCAGCGCGGTCGGGACGTCGCTGATCGCGGTAGCCGCGTTCGGGCTGACCACCGCGCTCAACTATGCGGTATCGGGACTGATCGACTGGCCGCTCGCCGCAGTGTTCGTCGGCGGCGGGCTGCTGGGCGGCGTCGTGGGGACACGCGCGGCGGGACGGTTAGCGGACTCGGGCAAGCTTTCGCGCGTGTTTGCGGTCCTGATCCTAGTGGTCGCGGGCTATATGCTGTGGCGCAGTGCGGCAGCGTTCACAGGCTGA
- a CDS encoding hemolysin family protein, producing the protein MTVASINIESSTIQSYLIPVAIILVMVAANALYVAAEFATVGARKSRVQEEAESGNRTAAKLLKILRDPVALDNYVAGCQVGITISSLVAGAYAQAQLTPLLTPHLGAIGGPLAAIIIVLLLITVLQVVLGELLPKTIALRYPERLSMATMLPMRISLVLFRPLIFVFNGTAFAIMRLFKLNVDHGHTHVHSPDELEALFKASAAGGLIDADERDMLSGALSVDHRIVREIMTPRTRMITVRADESVEVALRRSAETPYSRFPVTGETTEDVVGIVHLRTLFAAFEADPRATVASIQRDPLIVADVMTVPKLWQTLQAQGRRSAMVINEYGSFTGLVTLEDALEEVFGEVQDEFDDEEELVIEQDGHLSVRGDVRLSMLADRHDIMLPQDRADTVSGLVWHELGRMPAKGDRVRAPDTPYTLVVEAMQGHAVRRVRIERLREREEV; encoded by the coding sequence TTGACGGTAGCCAGCATCAACATCGAGTCTAGCACCATTCAAAGCTATCTCATCCCCGTCGCCATCATCCTCGTGATGGTGGCGGCGAACGCGCTCTACGTCGCCGCCGAGTTCGCGACGGTCGGCGCGCGCAAGTCGCGTGTGCAGGAAGAGGCCGAGTCGGGCAATCGCACCGCCGCCAAGTTGCTGAAGATCCTTCGCGATCCGGTCGCGCTCGACAATTATGTCGCCGGTTGCCAGGTCGGCATCACGATCAGCAGCCTGGTCGCCGGCGCCTATGCGCAGGCGCAATTGACGCCGCTGCTCACCCCGCACCTCGGTGCGATCGGCGGCCCGCTTGCCGCGATCATCATCGTGCTGCTGCTGATCACCGTGTTGCAGGTGGTGCTTGGCGAATTGCTGCCCAAGACGATCGCGCTTCGCTACCCCGAGCGGCTGTCGATGGCGACGATGCTGCCGATGCGGATCAGCCTGGTGCTGTTCCGCCCACTGATTTTCGTGTTCAACGGCACCGCCTTCGCGATCATGCGGCTGTTCAAGTTGAACGTCGACCACGGCCATACCCATGTCCATTCGCCCGACGAACTCGAGGCGTTGTTCAAGGCGAGCGCCGCGGGCGGGCTGATCGACGCCGACGAGCGCGACATGCTGTCGGGCGCGCTCAGCGTCGATCACCGCATCGTCCGCGAGATCATGACGCCGCGCACGCGAATGATCACCGTCCGCGCCGACGAGAGCGTCGAAGTGGCGCTGCGCCGCTCGGCAGAGACCCCCTATTCGCGCTTCCCGGTGACCGGCGAGACCACCGAGGATGTCGTCGGCATCGTCCACCTGCGCACGCTGTTCGCCGCGTTCGAGGCCGATCCCCGAGCCACCGTCGCATCGATCCAGCGCGACCCGCTGATCGTCGCCGATGTGATGACGGTGCCCAAGCTGTGGCAGACGCTGCAGGCGCAAGGGCGGCGCAGCGCGATGGTGATCAACGAATATGGCAGCTTCACCGGGCTGGTGACGCTCGAGGATGCGCTCGAGGAAGTCTTCGGCGAGGTGCAGGACGAGTTCGACGACGAGGAAGAGCTGGTCATCGAGCAGGACGGGCATCTGAGCGTCCGCGGCGACGTGCGGCTGTCGATGCTCGCCGATCGCCACGATATCATGCTGCCGCAGGATCGCGCCGACACGGTCAGCGGCCTGGTCTGGCACGAGCTCGGGCGGATGCCCGCGAAGGGCGATCGGGTTCGCGCGCCCGATACGCCATACACCTTGGTGGTCGAGGCGATGCAGGGCCACGCGGTCCGCCGCGTCCGCATCGAACGCCTGCGCGAGCGCGAGGAAGTATGA